The Dasypus novemcinctus isolate mDasNov1 chromosome 12, mDasNov1.1.hap2, whole genome shotgun sequence genome includes a window with the following:
- the LOC101440207 gene encoding olfactory receptor 8S1-like, translating to MALGNHSTILEFILLGLSADPHVQALLFVLFLGIYILTLMGNLLMLLVVRADPQLHTPMYFFLSHLSFLDFCFSSATVPKLLENLLSQRKTISVGGCLAQVFFVFESGGTEACLLSAMAYDRYVAICHPLLYGQMMSDQLCKGLVWGSWGLGFLNAFINTLLAMNLDFCRDDSIPHYSCELPSLFPLSCSDITTNVTVLLCSSIPHALGTCFLIIYSYTLIVSTILNISSTSGRSKAFSTCSSHLTVVLLYFGSAILRYVMPTSGSALELIFSVQYSAITPLVNPLIYSLKNNEVKAAVRRTLKKYLPY from the coding sequence ATGGCCTTGGGGAACCACAGCACCATCCTCGAATTCATCCTCCTTGGACTGTCTGCTGACCCCCATGTCCAGGCGCTGCTCTTTGTGCTCTTTCTGGGAATTTACATCCTGACCCTGATGGGGAACTTGTTGATGCTGCTGGTTGTCAGGGCAGATCCTCAGCTCCACacgcccatgtacttcttcctgagTCACCTCTCCTTCCTGGATTTTTGCTTCTCTTCTGCCACAGTGCCAAAGCTGCTGGAGAATCTCCTGTCTCAGAGGAAAACTATCTCTGTTGGAGGCTGCCTGGCACAGGTCTTCTTTGTGTTTGAGTCTGGAGGCACGGAAGCCTGCCTGCTCTCAgcgatggcctatgaccgctatgttgcCATCTGCCACCCTCTGCTCTATGGACAGATGATGAGCGACCAGCTCTGTAAGGGGCTGGTGTGGGGATCCTGGGGCCTGGGGTTTCTGAATGCATTTATCAATACCCTTCTTGCTATGAACTTGGACTTCTGTAGAGATGATTCCATCCCCCACTACAGCTGTGAGCTGCCCtcactcttccctctctcctgttcCGATATCACCACCAATGTGACTGTTCTGCTCTGCTCCAGTATCCCACATGCACTTGGGACATGTTTTCTGATCATTTACTCTTACACCCTCATTGTCTCCACCATCCTGAACATTAGCTCCACCTCTGGTAGAAGCAAggccttctccacctgctcctcTCACCTCACTGTAGTACTCCTGTATTTTGGCTCAGCAATCCTGCGCTATGTCATGCCAACCTCAGGATCAGCACTGGAGTTGATCTTCTCTGTACAGTACAGTGCTATTACTCCATTAGTGAATCCCCTTATCTATAGCCTGAAAAACAATGAGGTGAAAGCAGCTGTGAGAAGGACCTTGAAAAAATATCTCCCATATTAG